A genomic segment from Peribacillus sp. ACCC06369 encodes:
- a CDS encoding alpha/beta fold hydrolase, with amino-acid sequence MAKRKVPKNQSESITKWKHLMDIPNQPMPEVGLTPKIAVWKKNKSTLWHYPSAQKKYDVPVFLIYSLINTPLILDLSPGNSLIESFVNEGFDVYLLDFGSPGFEDGEISIEDYIIDYIQKGVQRALRHSGASEITVMGFCLGGTIAAIYAAIADEPIKNLILSVTPVDFSASEFFDKWQEALKEGTANFDETIDIYQTIPASAVKYGIRLITSPIYLSPYLSLLNQADDEEYVQNWRRFNAWANGHVPLSGAAAKQITKELLIKNSLVNGGFKVRGKKAKLSKIDASVLVIASKYDRLVPQEMIYPVMEHLTCKDKTFSLLKSGHAAKQYSGELPSYLKEWLPGRSSPIQ; translated from the coding sequence ATGGCTAAGCGGAAAGTGCCGAAAAATCAATCCGAATCCATAACTAAATGGAAACATTTAATGGATATTCCCAATCAGCCAATGCCTGAAGTGGGACTGACGCCGAAAATAGCGGTGTGGAAAAAAAATAAATCAACGCTTTGGCATTATCCGTCAGCACAAAAAAAATATGATGTACCGGTTTTTCTTATATATTCACTAATCAATACTCCTTTGATTCTTGATTTGTCCCCAGGGAATAGTTTAATAGAATCTTTTGTAAATGAAGGTTTTGATGTGTATTTGCTTGATTTTGGAAGCCCGGGCTTTGAAGATGGTGAAATATCGATCGAAGATTATATCATCGATTATATTCAAAAAGGGGTGCAGCGTGCATTACGCCACTCTGGAGCATCAGAAATTACAGTTATGGGATTTTGCCTCGGCGGTACAATAGCCGCAATATATGCTGCCATTGCAGACGAGCCAATCAAGAATTTGATCCTCTCCGTTACACCGGTAGATTTCAGTGCCTCAGAATTTTTTGATAAATGGCAGGAAGCGTTAAAGGAAGGTACCGCGAATTTTGACGAGACGATCGATATTTATCAAACGATCCCAGCCAGTGCAGTCAAATATGGAATCCGGTTAATTACATCTCCAATCTATTTATCACCCTATTTATCTTTATTGAATCAAGCGGATGATGAGGAATACGTCCAAAATTGGCGCCGTTTCAATGCTTGGGCTAATGGGCATGTACCATTATCCGGAGCAGCCGCAAAACAAATAACCAAAGAACTTTTGATAAAAAATAGTTTGGTTAATGGTGGTTTCAAGGTAAGGGGAAAAAAAGCGAAGCTATCAAAAATTGATGCTAGTGTTTTGGTCATAGCTAGTAAGTATGATCGATTGGTCCCACAGGAAATGATTTATCCGGTAATGGAGCATTTAACATGCAAGGATAAGACATTCAGTCTAC
- a CDS encoding SDR family oxidoreductase, translating into MFDLTNKTAIITGGGRGLGKQIAMALGEAGANIVIASRNLPVCKEVCEHLQSMGIKAVAFECDITKESDIDHVVQETVAQFGTIDILVNNSGTSWSGPLFDLPKDKWEKVLNVNVTGTFLFSQAVAKIMKQQNSGKIINIASVSGLGGTFPELLDTIAYNTSKGAVITMTKDLGVKLARYGIQVNAIAPGFFPTKITKKILEKSNYDILGKTPAGRFGDEDDLKGAAVFLASQASDYMVGHVLIIDGGISALV; encoded by the coding sequence ATGTTCGATTTGACTAATAAAACGGCAATCATTACTGGTGGCGGTAGGGGACTGGGCAAACAGATCGCCATGGCGTTGGGGGAGGCAGGAGCTAATATAGTCATTGCCTCACGAAATCTTCCTGTATGTAAAGAGGTATGCGAACACTTGCAATCAATGGGGATTAAGGCAGTTGCCTTTGAATGTGATATCACGAAAGAGAGTGATATTGATCATGTGGTACAGGAAACGGTTGCTCAATTCGGTACGATTGATATTCTTGTCAATAATAGCGGCACGTCTTGGTCAGGGCCGCTATTTGATCTTCCCAAGGATAAGTGGGAAAAAGTATTGAATGTAAATGTTACAGGTACTTTCCTGTTTTCACAGGCTGTAGCGAAGATCATGAAGCAGCAAAATTCCGGAAAAATCATAAATATTGCATCTGTGTCGGGTCTTGGCGGGACGTTTCCAGAGCTATTGGATACCATAGCTTATAACACCAGTAAGGGTGCCGTCATTACAATGACTAAGGATTTAGGGGTAAAGCTTGCTAGGTACGGTATCCAAGTCAATGCAATTGCACCTGGATTTTTCCCGACTAAAATCACAAAGAAAATTCTTGAAAAGTCTAATTATGACATATTAGGTAAAACTCCGGCGGGGAGGTTTGGCGATGAAGATGATTTAAAGGGTGCCGCCGTATTTTTAGCCTCACAGGCTTCTGACTATATGGTTGGACATGTTTTGATCATTGACGGTGGAATATCGGCATTAGTGTAA
- a CDS encoding OsmC family protein gives MTLHHFHLTAEWPGGRNDIGTIQSGNLQTQISIPTEMEGPGIGTNPDEMLLGAASTCYIITFAAMLERAHIEKDSLTMQSEALVDVTNGVFTYKKIIHRPTLVLARDTSEKVAEKARILAEKAETSCMISRAIKGNVAVELNVTISISQQP, from the coding sequence ATGACGTTACATCACTTTCATTTAACCGCGGAATGGCCTGGCGGCAGAAATGATATCGGCACGATTCAATCAGGAAATCTGCAAACACAGATAAGTATCCCTACGGAAATGGAGGGACCAGGGATTGGCACTAATCCCGATGAAATGCTGCTTGGAGCGGCCTCGACCTGCTATATCATTACCTTTGCTGCCATGTTAGAGCGAGCCCATATAGAAAAGGACAGCTTGACCATGCAATCGGAAGCCTTAGTGGATGTTACAAATGGTGTATTCACCTACAAGAAGATCATACATCGCCCTACACTAGTATTAGCACGGGATACATCAGAAAAAGTGGCTGAAAAAGCGAGGATACTTGCTGAAAAAGCTGAAACTTCTTGTATGATTTCAAGAGCGATCAAAGGTAATGTAGCGGTGGAATTGAACGTGACAATTTCCATATCACAACAACCTTGA
- a CDS encoding YkuS family protein encodes MSKIGVEESLTNIQEALREKGFDVVEIKQEADAKNVDCCVVTGMESNVMGISDTSLKASIIEANGLTADEVCRQVENKVNAIQ; translated from the coding sequence ATGTCAAAAATCGGTGTTGAAGAATCATTAACGAATATTCAGGAAGCACTTCGTGAAAAAGGTTTTGATGTTGTGGAGATTAAACAAGAAGCTGACGCAAAAAACGTGGATTGTTGTGTGGTAACAGGAATGGAAAGTAATGTGATGGGAATAAGCGATACTTCATTAAAAGCGTCTATCATAGAGGCAAATGGTTTAACGGCTGATGAAGTGTGCCGCCAGGTTGAAAATAAAGTGAACGCAATTCAATAG
- a CDS encoding YuzL family protein translates to MNGKHKKDASQTRLGSSQVEGQGTTTKETGSFTQPSSLKKQKRS, encoded by the coding sequence ATGAATGGTAAACACAAGAAAGATGCTTCACAAACTCGTTTAGGTTCTTCTCAGGTAGAGGGACAAGGTACCACTACGAAAGAAACCGGGTCCTTCACTCAACCATCTTCACTTAAAAAGCAAAAGCGTTCATGA
- a CDS encoding magnesium transporter CorA family protein, producing the protein MIEIYKTDENRHQNNIEEMTKGSWVNIVAPTEAEISYICTTLKLPINFMKDPLDDEERPRIEKEDDNVLIIVDFPYLTRDEADLPIFETIPIGMIFTKDCFITVSLKETPILANFKNNKIKGFFTNKKTRFALQLLFEISSYYLRYLKQINKMTNEAERELHQSMKNKELYTFLALEKSLVYFTTSLKSNRVVLDKILRFNYLKMYEEDKELLEDVIIENAQAIEMAEVYLSILSGMMDAFASIISNNVNNAMKFLTSVTIILTLPTMVASFYGMNVELPFEHNPYAFIFTLLIAITLAGTTAFIFWKKKYF; encoded by the coding sequence ATGATTGAAATCTACAAGACGGATGAAAACCGTCACCAAAATAATATCGAGGAAATGACAAAAGGTTCCTGGGTGAATATCGTCGCGCCCACTGAAGCTGAAATAAGTTATATATGCACGACTTTGAAGTTACCGATCAATTTCATGAAAGACCCGCTGGACGATGAGGAAAGGCCTCGGATAGAAAAAGAAGATGATAATGTTTTAATAATTGTTGATTTTCCATATTTGACCCGGGACGAAGCCGACTTACCCATCTTTGAAACGATTCCCATAGGGATGATCTTTACCAAAGACTGTTTTATTACGGTATCTTTGAAAGAAACACCCATATTGGCGAATTTCAAAAACAATAAGATCAAAGGGTTTTTCACCAATAAGAAAACAAGGTTTGCTTTACAATTATTATTTGAAATTTCATCTTATTATTTACGTTATCTGAAACAGATTAACAAAATGACGAATGAAGCGGAACGTGAATTGCATCAGTCCATGAAAAATAAAGAACTGTATACTTTCTTGGCTTTGGAAAAAAGCCTCGTTTATTTTACGACATCATTGAAATCCAATCGGGTAGTACTTGATAAGATCCTCCGTTTTAATTATTTGAAAATGTATGAAGAAGATAAAGAATTACTTGAGGACGTAATCATCGAAAATGCTCAGGCAATTGAAATGGCAGAAGTGTATCTCTCGATTCTTAGCGGGATGATGGATGCATTCGCTTCGATTATTTCCAATAATGTCAATAATGCGATGAAGTTTCTAACCTCAGTGACAATTATTTTAACGCTCCCAACGATGGTGGCAAGTTTTTACGGAATGAATGTGGAACTGCCATTTGAACATAATCCGTATGCTTTCATCTTTACATTATTAATAGCCATCACTTTAGCGGGGACGACAGCATTCATTTTTTGGAAGAAAAAATATTTTTAA
- a CDS encoding IS1182 family transposase, giving the protein MLSKHDSIQRDQLEMITLDQLVPLNHLVRKMEAAIDFTFIYDLVKEMYSEVGRPSIDPVILVKLTFIQYTFGIRSMRKTIEEVETNMAYRWFLGYGFHDKVPHFSTFGKNYERRFKDTDLFEQIFYRILMTAANKKLISAEHVFVDSTHVKASANKRKFEKKIVRKETRAYQGRLQEEINQDREKHGKKPFPSDKFDKEETKEIKESTTDSESGYYVKDERTKQFAYSFHAAADRNGFVLGTIVTPGNIHDSQILEPLVEQVIEKVGKPEAVAADAAYKTPAITSYLFNKEIIPALPYTRPRTKEGFFRKQDYVYDEHFDCYLCPSGELLKYSTTNKEGYREYKSPKHTCATCSFLSQCTESKDHQKVVTRHIWQTHVEEADHLRHHQDVKTIYAKRKETIERVFADAKEKHGMRWTTLRGLKKLSMQAMLTFAAINLKKMANWTWRGPKMA; this is encoded by the coding sequence ATGCTTTCTAAACATGATTCTATTCAGCGAGATCAACTTGAAATGATTACGTTAGATCAACTGGTGCCACTGAACCATTTGGTTCGTAAAATGGAGGCTGCCATTGACTTCACTTTCATTTATGACTTGGTGAAAGAGATGTATTCAGAGGTAGGACGCCCAAGTATTGATCCAGTTATTTTAGTTAAACTGACATTCATTCAATATACCTTCGGTATTCGTTCCATGCGTAAAACGATTGAAGAAGTTGAAACCAATATGGCTTACCGTTGGTTCTTAGGCTATGGTTTCCATGATAAAGTACCTCATTTCTCTACGTTCGGGAAAAATTATGAGCGACGCTTTAAAGATACAGACCTGTTTGAACAGATTTTCTATCGCATTTTAATGACAGCTGCTAATAAAAAGTTAATAAGTGCTGAACACGTTTTCGTGGATTCCACACATGTGAAAGCCAGTGCGAATAAAAGGAAATTTGAAAAGAAAATCGTTCGTAAAGAAACACGAGCGTATCAAGGGCGTCTTCAAGAAGAAATCAATCAAGATCGTGAAAAACATGGAAAGAAGCCTTTTCCATCAGATAAATTTGATAAAGAAGAGACCAAAGAGATTAAAGAAAGTACAACGGATTCTGAGAGTGGCTACTATGTGAAAGATGAACGAACAAAACAGTTTGCCTATTCATTCCATGCGGCCGCAGACCGCAACGGTTTTGTATTGGGAACGATTGTAACACCTGGAAATATACATGACAGTCAGATCTTAGAGCCACTAGTTGAACAAGTGATTGAGAAAGTTGGAAAACCGGAAGCCGTTGCCGCAGATGCAGCTTATAAAACACCAGCGATTACAAGCTACCTATTTAACAAAGAAATCATACCGGCTTTACCTTATACACGTCCTCGCACCAAAGAAGGATTTTTCCGCAAACAGGACTATGTATACGATGAACATTTTGATTGTTACCTTTGTCCTTCGGGAGAGCTATTAAAGTACTCAACAACCAATAAAGAGGGCTATCGCGAGTATAAATCACCCAAACACACTTGTGCGACATGCTCATTTTTATCTCAGTGTACAGAAAGCAAAGACCATCAAAAAGTGGTGACACGGCATATTTGGCAAACACATGTGGAAGAAGCAGATCATCTGCGTCATCATCAAGATGTAAAAACTATATATGCGAAACGTAAAGAAACGATTGAGCGTGTATTCGCAGATGCAAAAGAAAAGCATGGTATGCGTTGGACAACTTTAAGGGGACTTAAAAAATTGTCGATGCAGGCGATGCTTACTTTCGCTGCCATTAATTTAAAGAAGATGGCCAATTGGACATGGCGAGGTCCAAAAATGGCCTAA
- a CDS encoding nitric oxide synthase oxygenase: MQMEGSVGKMSDLLQEALSFIRTSYPELLKTEEEINDRVEQIKREINETDRYEHTYEELVYGAKLAWRNSNRCIGRFFWESLRVIDKRMIQSEQEIVSALYEHIDFATNNGNIRPVITIFKQKDHDGKLDIWNHQLIRYAGYETENGVIGDSSSIEFTKKCMALGWEGKFGPFDILPIVVQLEGKTPNFHEIPESLVKEVPITHPELKWFKDLQIKWYAVPIISGMRLEIGGITYSAAPFNGWYMGTEIGARNLADEERYNMLPAIGERMGLDIKRDSTLWKDRALIELNDAVLHSFKKHGVSIVDHHTAAKQFKKFEEKETSCDRKVTGDWTWLIPPVSPATTHVFHKPYDNEIMKPNFFYQKPPYK, from the coding sequence ATGCAAATGGAAGGATCCGTGGGAAAGATGAGTGATTTACTGCAAGAGGCCTTATCCTTTATCAGGACAAGCTATCCGGAATTGTTGAAAACGGAAGAGGAAATAAATGACAGGGTTGAACAAATCAAAAGGGAAATTAATGAAACAGACAGATATGAACATACATATGAAGAATTAGTATATGGTGCTAAATTAGCTTGGCGTAATAGTAATCGCTGCATCGGTCGCTTTTTTTGGGAGTCGCTGAGGGTGATTGATAAAAGGATGATTCAAAGCGAACAAGAAATTGTATCGGCTCTGTATGAGCATATCGACTTTGCTACGAATAATGGAAACATCAGGCCAGTGATTACAATTTTCAAACAGAAAGATCATGATGGGAAATTGGATATTTGGAATCATCAGCTTATTCGTTATGCTGGATATGAGACGGAAAATGGTGTAATTGGCGATTCAAGTTCAATAGAATTCACTAAGAAATGTATGGCATTGGGATGGGAAGGGAAATTTGGACCTTTCGATATATTACCCATTGTAGTCCAATTGGAAGGGAAAACGCCTAATTTTCATGAAATTCCTGAAAGTCTCGTTAAAGAAGTGCCAATCACACACCCGGAGCTTAAATGGTTCAAAGATCTTCAAATCAAATGGTATGCAGTTCCAATCATTTCTGGTATGAGGCTAGAAATTGGCGGTATTACCTATTCAGCTGCACCATTTAATGGGTGGTACATGGGAACGGAGATTGGTGCCAGAAACCTTGCTGATGAAGAACGCTACAATATGCTTCCAGCAATCGGGGAGAGGATGGGCTTGGATATTAAGCGTGATTCGACTTTATGGAAAGATCGAGCCTTGATCGAACTGAATGATGCCGTCCTACATTCGTTTAAAAAACATGGAGTCAGCATTGTTGATCATCATACTGCAGCTAAACAATTCAAGAAATTCGAAGAAAAAGAAACTTCTTGTGACCGGAAAGTAACAGGGGACTGGACATGGTTAATTCCACCGGTGTCTCCAGCTACGACGCACGTTTTTCATAAGCCGTATGACAATGAAATAATGAAACCTAATTTCTTTTATCAAAAGCCTCCATATAAATAA
- a CDS encoding winged helix-turn-helix transcriptional regulator gives MNNTTLCPRFEKGMQILSKRWTGLIVNQLLNGPQRFCNIESAFPISGRILSERLKDLEIEGIVKRDVYPETPVRIEYSLTEKGKALAPVMNEIQKWAQEWLEPIQNQ, from the coding sequence ATGAATAATACGACACTTTGTCCACGCTTTGAAAAAGGAATGCAAATCTTGAGTAAACGCTGGACTGGATTGATTGTCAATCAATTGCTTAATGGCCCTCAACGGTTTTGTAATATTGAATCTGCCTTCCCGATCAGCGGCAGGATTCTTTCTGAACGTTTAAAGGACTTGGAAATTGAAGGCATTGTAAAAAGGGACGTATATCCAGAGACACCGGTCAGGATTGAATATTCTTTAACTGAAAAAGGCAAGGCTCTTGCACCGGTAATGAACGAAATCCAAAAATGGGCACAAGAATGGCTCGAACCAATACAGAATCAATGA